From the genome of Candidatus Yanofskybacteria bacterium:
GCCATTCATTAAGAGAGATTGGCTTAATGTCGCGCTCTGCTCTTACGGCTTTTTCTCCAACTTTTTCCTTAACTAATATTTCTTGAAATAATCTGCCCTTTATGCCGCTAAAAGATTTGGAAGTATTATAAATCATATCTTCAAAGGAGCCTTCCTTGTCTATGTTGGGTCGATAGTAAGAATTAAATAAAGGCTTCTCTAAAAATGCTTTAAAATCTAATTCTCCAACTTGGTCGGGCGTTGAAAATGTACGAAGTATCTCTGTGCTCTCTCTCTTTTCTTTTTCTACCCTTGTTTTTGGATTCATATTTCTTAATGCCTCGACTTGTTTTCGAGTTGGCCTCAAAACCGGCTTCCCAGATTCATTTGGAACATGATGAGCGCCGCGTTCAATAAGCTTGGCATCGGATAATGCTCTGGATTCCGTGGCCTTAGCTATTTCTTTAGGAGTGTATTCTTCAGACATAGTAATATTTTATACTTCTTTATTACTATTCACAATGATTGCAGCCCCGACGGGATTTGAACCCGTGTTACGTGGATGAAAACCACGCGTCCTAACCGGGCTAGACGACAGGGCCATAAAACAGAAACTATTCTGACATAGAAATCAATAAAAATCAAGAAAAAAGAGGCTTGTCCGCCTCTTGTCAAATTGCCTACTTACCATACATCGCCCAAGCTGGCTGTACCCCAACTACGGCGTAATGGTAGCCTGCGACGTGGCCCCAGTCTTCAGTGAATACACTCCAGCCACGGCCATTGTCACCATCATGATCAGGCTCTCGACCATAGTCGGCTGAGTGAGCAAGCCATCCTCGAACAAACACTATGCTTTCCTCTAAATCTAACGGATACGGGAGTTCTTTAGCGTCACGTTCGTCGCTCCACAGGAGGATTAGAGTCGAGACACCCTTGGGATCTTCTACCCCGGTAGTACTATGATACGTTACCTTCCCATCTCTTATGGGATACTCCGTCTTTTCTATCAGATTCATCATCTTATAGTGGGTAGCTTTCCCGCCCGGCACATTGGGCCAAATAAGTCGTAAAGCAAGAGCCAGAGCTCCATCACCTTCTGAGATAACATCTATAAAACGATTATCCACGCCATACCTCCGTTAAGTAACTTTGAAAAGAATAGGATAATAATGTACCATAGTCAATACTATGAAGATCCTAGCCATAGAGACATCCTGCGACGAGACAGCCATTGCAATCTTAGATATCGATGCGAATGACAAGATACGAGTATTATCCAATATTGTCTCATCCCAAGTAGAGCTTCATGCAAAATTCGGCGGAGTAGTTCCCAGCTTAGCCGCCAGAGAACACGTCAAGAATATTGGCCCAGTTTTTAAGTCTGCCCTAGACGCAGCTGACATAGATTCGTCAACCGGCGGGTTCGATAAAGAGATCGATCTTATCGCCGTGACTCACGGACCAGGACTCGGCCCAGCCCTACTCGTCGGGATTACATTCGCCAAGTCGTTGGCTTGGAGATACGACAAGGAAATAATAGCTACCGATCATATGAGCGGTCATATTCATTCTAATTGGCTAGGAGAAGAAGACATGGCCAACATATTCCCAGCCCTTAGCCTTGTAGTCTCTGGCGGACACACCGAACTCGTACTCATGAAAGATCATTACGATTTCACGATTATCGGCGAGACCATGGACGACGCCGTTGGTGAAGCTTTCGACAAGGTCGCTCGCCTTTTAGATTTAGGCTACCCCGGAGGGCCAATAATCTCAAAATATGCGGCCACCGGTAACCCCGAGAAGTATCCCCTGCCTAGCCCAATGTTAAATTCAAAAAACTTTGACTTTAGCTATTCTGGATTGAAGACTGCAGTTTTGTATTTATTAAGAGACTTGAAATTAAAATCGGACATAACCGAAGAGATGAAATCCGATATTGCCGCCTCCTTCCAAAAAGCCGCCATCAATGTCTTAATTAAGAAAACGGCCAGAGCTTGTACCGAACTAAATATCAAATCATTGCTACTTTCCGGTGGCGTAGCCGCCAATAAAAAACTCCGAGAAGAATTGCAAAAAACGAGCGAAGAGATTGGTGTTAGATATTACCAGCCACCAATGGCCTATACCACCGATAATGCGGCCATGATCGGTGTCGCCGGGTACTTCGCTTATAAAAAATCTAAAAATAAAACTGCCCTTAAGTGGCAGTCTGTGGATATGGATGCAAATTTGAGATTCTAGTTGCATCTATTGCACTCTAATCTATCCTCGTGACCTTTTGGGTAGCTGACAGCTATTTGCTTGCAAAAATCACATTTGAAAGCAAAGTACTTGATATAGCCGGTATGCCCAGATTTCATAAATTTTCCGATAAATACTGCCGCACCAAAGAACATTTTTACTCTAGCCCAGAGATGTCGGGACAATACCTCTGGCACCGCAAAAATAGTGAGGTGGTCCTCAAGAGAGATCTCTCCAGCGTTAGATCTGATATCTGCACCATTCTGGTCACGCCCCAAGATATTACCAGCCCCATCGTGACAGCGGCAAATATGTCGATCCAAAGTGATGTGAGCCATGCTAGGCCTCCATTGAAAAAAGCTAGCTTTATAGTAGTATAACTAAATAATATGTCAAAGGAGATAGTCAAGACTTACGAGCCTAAGGCAGTTGAATCTAAAATATATAAGATCTGGGAAGACA
Proteins encoded in this window:
- the tsaD gene encoding tRNA (adenosine(37)-N6)-threonylcarbamoyltransferase complex transferase subunit TsaD, which encodes MKILAIETSCDETAIAILDIDANDKIRVLSNIVSSQVELHAKFGGVVPSLAAREHVKNIGPVFKSALDAADIDSSTGGFDKEIDLIAVTHGPGLGPALLVGITFAKSLAWRYDKEIIATDHMSGHIHSNWLGEEDMANIFPALSLVVSGGHTELVLMKDHYDFTIIGETMDDAVGEAFDKVARLLDLGYPGGPIISKYAATGNPEKYPLPSPMLNSKNFDFSYSGLKTAVLYLLRDLKLKSDITEEMKSDIAASFQKAAINVLIKKTARACTELNIKSLLLSGGVAANKKLREELQKTSEEIGVRYYQPPMAYTTDNAAMIGVAGYFAYKKSKNKTALKWQSVDMDANLRF